The following are encoded in a window of Castanea sativa cultivar Marrone di Chiusa Pesio chromosome 5, ASM4071231v1 genomic DNA:
- the LOC142636368 gene encoding hyperosmolality-gated Ca2+ permeable channel 3.1-like gives MDFSSFLTSLGTSFVIFMVLMLLFAWLASKPGNSVIYYPNRILKGLDPYESGSRTRNPFAWIHEAMSSTEQDVISASGYDTAFYFVFLSTVLGILVLSGLVLLPVLLPVAATDNGVKIVSTTSNGTFSDLDKLSMGNVKEKSSRLWAFMLATYWVSFVTYFLLWKAYKHVSGLRADALMSPEVRAEQFSILVRDIPPVPEGQTRKEQVDSYFKRIYPESFYRSMVVTDNKVVNKLWEELQGYKKKLARAEAVYALSKKTGKPEGARPTNRIGFLGLIGKKVDSIEYYNEKINEVTPKLESEQKDTLREKQLDAALVFFSSRVAAASAAQSLHAQMVDKWTVTDAPEFHQMIWTNLKISFFQRQVRQYVIYIVVALTILFFMIPIGLISALTTLENLKKYLPFLKPIVDLDAIKTVLEAYLPQLALIIFLALLPKLLYSLSKAEGIPSESHVVRAASGKYFYFIVLNVFVGVTVGGTLFSTFKSIQKKPDTLPDFLAAGLPLNATFFLTFVALRSFVGYGLELSRIVPLIIFHLKRKYLCKTEAEVKEAWRPGDLGYGTRGPNDMLIFTIVLCYSVIAPFIIPFGVVYFGLGWLILRNQALKVYAPTYESYGRMWPHMHTRILAALILYQVTMFGYFGVKKFYYAPFLLPTIILSLVFGFVCSKKFYRFFRDTALEVACRNLKETPNMEQVFRSYIPPSLSSEKIEDNQFEDAVSQVSRSTSFV, from the exons ATGGATTTTAGTTCGTTTTTGACGTCCTTAGGGACATCCTTTGTGATATTCATggttttgatgttgttgttcGCATGGTTGGCGAGTAAGCCTGGGAACAGCGTGATTTACTACCCGAATCGGATCTTGAAGGGTTTGGATCCGTATGAAAGCGGGTCCAGGACCCGGAACCCGTTTGCGTGGATCCATGAGGCTATGTCCTCAACGGAACAGGACGTTATCTCCGCCTCAGGATATGACACTGCTTTCTACTTCGTGTTCTTGAGCACTg TGTTGGGAATCTTGGTTTTATCTGGCTTAGTGCTGCTGCCAGTTCTTCTACCAGTTGCTGCCACTGACAATGGTGTAAAGATTGTCTCAACCACAAGCAATGGGACTTTTAGCGACCTTGACAAGTTATCCATGGGAAATGTTAAG GAGAAGAGTTCTCGGTTGTGGGCATTCATGTTAGCCACTTATTGGGTTTCATTTGTCACATATTTCCTGCTATGGAAGGCTTATAAGCATGTCTCTGGACTGAGAGCTGATGCTCTTATGTCTCCTGAAGTGAGAGCAGAACAATTTTCCATTCTTGTTAGAGACATACCTCCAGTCCCTGAAGGTCAAACAAGAAAAGAACAGGTTGATTCATACTTTAAAAGGATCTATCCCGAGTCGTTTTACAGATCAATGGTGGTCACAGACAACAAAGTG GTGAACAAACTTTGGGAAGAATTACAAGGGTACAAGAAGAAGCTTGCCCGTGCTGAAGCAGTATATGCGCTGTCAAAAAAAACTGGCAAACCAGAAGGAGCAAGGCCCACTAATAGAATTGGCTTCCTTGGTCTGATTGGTAAAAAAGTTGATAGCATAGAGTACTATAACGAGAAGATTAATGAAGTAACCCCAAAACTGGAATCGGAACAAAAAGACACTCTCAGAGAGAAGCAGCTAGATGCTGCTCTGGTCTTCTTCTCAAGCAGGGTGGCTGCAGCTTCTGCGGCTCAGAGTCTACATGCTCAAATGGTTGACAAATGGACAGTTACAGATGCTCCTGAATTTCATCAAATGATATGGACTAATcttaaaatcagtttttttcAGAGGCAGGTACGACAATATGTCATCTACATTGTTGTGGCCTTGACGATATTGTTCTTCATgattccaattggacttatttcTGCTCTCACAACACtggaaaatttgaagaaatatcTACCATTTTTAAAGCCAATTGTGGATTTGGATGCAATTAAGACAGTTTTGGAAGCTTACCTCCCTCAGCTTGcactcattatttttttggctttgctGCCCAAGCTCCTTTATTCTCTCTCCAAGGCTGAGGGAATACCCTCTGAGAGTCATGTAGTAAGAGCTGCTTCagggaaatatttttatttcatagtgTTAAATGTTTTCGTTGGAGTGACAGTGGGTGGAACATTGTTCAGTACGTTCAAGTCCATTCAGAAGAAACCTGACACTCTACCTGACTTTCTAGCGGCTGGCCTGCCACTCAATGCCACGTTCTTCCTGACCTTCGTGGCTTTGAG GTCCTTTGTCGGCTATGGTCTTGAATTGTCAAGAATAGTTCCTCTAATTATATTCCATTTAAAGAGGAAGTATCTTTGTAAGACTGAAGCTGAGGTGAAGGAAGCTTGGCGTCCAGGAGATCTTGGGTATGGAACTAGGGGTCCTAATGACATGTTGATCTTCACAATTGTCCTCTGCTACTCTGTTATAGCTCCTTTTATTATTCCATTTGGTGTGGTTTACTTTGGTTTGGGTTGGCTAATTCTTAGAAATCAG GCACTCAAAGTTTATGCTCCAACTTATGAAAGCTATGGAAGGATGTGGCCACACATGCATACACGCATCCTAGCAGCTCTAATATTATACCAAGTTACGATGTTTGGTTACTTTGGGGTGAAAAAATTCTACTATGCACCATTCCTACTTCCAACCATCATACTGTCCCTCGTATTTGGCTTTGTCTGCAGTAAGAAATTCTACCGATTTTTCCGCGACACGGCTCTGGAAGTTGCGTGCCGCAATTTAAAGGAAACTCCTAATATGGAACAAGTTTTCAGATCTTACATCCCACCAAGCTTGAGTTCTGAGAAGATTGAAGACAATCAGTTTGAAGATGCCGTATCACAAGTTTCAAGATCAACGTCATTTGTTTGA